The Microlunatus antarcticus genome window below encodes:
- a CDS encoding MmcQ/YjbR family DNA-binding protein, producing MGSGWLAYCLGKPGAWRDEPWHDTVVVKVGPKIFAFLGSLQQPGDVPTTIGLKCGDRESADLALERFPGSATPMPYLARAGWNSFRVDGTMSDDDLAELIDDSYAYVVARLPRSRRP from the coding sequence ATGGGTTCCGGCTGGCTCGCGTACTGCCTGGGCAAGCCGGGCGCGTGGCGCGACGAGCCGTGGCACGACACGGTCGTGGTCAAGGTCGGGCCGAAGATCTTCGCGTTCCTCGGCTCCCTCCAGCAACCCGGGGACGTCCCGACGACGATCGGGCTGAAGTGCGGGGACCGCGAGTCCGCCGACCTCGCGCTGGAGCGGTTCCCGGGCTCCGCGACGCCGATGCCCTACCTGGCCCGGGCCGGCTGGAACAGCTTCCGCGTCGACGGCACGATGTCTGACGACGACCTGGCCGAGCTCATTGACGACTCGTACGCGTACGTCGTGGCTCGTCTGCCGCGTTCGCGAAGGCCCTGA
- the thrS gene encoding threonine--tRNA ligase — protein MPDTPSPSAPSDDQASGTTTGLTLFGDDKRVVAVRVDDELRDLSRPVPDGADVEPVLIDSPDGLAILRHSAAHVAAQAVQQLHPEAKLGIGPPITDGFYYDFDLAEPFTPEALREVEKVMQRIVKERQRFRRREVSDEEAVAELADEPFKLELIADKGSAGDTIVHVGDGDGSGDASSVEVGAGQLTIYDNLKRDDSVAWFDLCRGPHVPHTGYIPAFSITRSSAAYWRGDQANQQLQRVYGTAWTSRDELKAYEFRLAEAARRDHRKLGAELDLFSFPDELGSGLPVFHPKGGVIKREMEDYVRRRHIEEGFDYVGTPHISKEGLFHTSGHLPYYKDTMFPPMELEGSSYYLKAMNCPMHNLIFRGRGRSYRELPLRFFEFGSVYRYERSGVVHGLTRVRGLTQDDSHSYVTPEQAPGEIKHLLDFVLGLLRDFGLDDYYLELSTRGDSDKFIGSDEEWAAATAVLEEVALASGVALVPDPGGAAFYGPKISVQARDAIGRTWQMSTIQLDFNQPARFGLEYQAADGTRQQPVMIHSAKFGSIERFIGVLVEHYAGAFPPWLSPVQVVGIPVAGEYVPYLVEVADRLRTAGIRVEVDDSDDRMQKKIRNAQKEKVPFMLIAGADDVAAGAVSFRYRDGTQKNGVPVEEAIREIADAVAARVQV, from the coding sequence GTGCCCGACACCCCGTCCCCGTCCGCGCCCAGCGACGACCAGGCGAGCGGCACGACCACGGGCCTGACCCTCTTCGGCGACGACAAGCGTGTCGTCGCGGTCCGCGTGGACGACGAGCTCCGCGACCTCAGCCGCCCGGTGCCCGACGGCGCGGACGTCGAGCCGGTCCTGATCGACAGCCCCGACGGCCTCGCGATCCTGCGGCACTCGGCCGCGCACGTCGCCGCGCAGGCCGTTCAGCAGCTGCACCCCGAGGCGAAGCTGGGCATCGGACCGCCGATCACCGACGGCTTCTACTACGACTTCGACCTGGCCGAGCCCTTTACGCCCGAGGCGCTGCGCGAGGTCGAGAAGGTCATGCAGCGCATCGTCAAGGAGCGTCAGCGGTTCCGCCGCCGCGAGGTCAGCGACGAGGAGGCGGTCGCCGAGCTCGCCGACGAGCCGTTCAAGCTCGAGCTGATCGCCGACAAGGGCTCCGCGGGCGACACGATCGTGCACGTCGGCGACGGGGACGGCTCCGGCGACGCGTCGTCGGTCGAGGTCGGCGCCGGCCAGCTGACGATCTACGACAACCTCAAGCGCGACGACTCGGTGGCCTGGTTCGACCTGTGCCGGGGCCCGCACGTCCCGCACACCGGCTACATCCCCGCCTTCTCGATCACCCGCAGCTCCGCGGCCTACTGGCGCGGCGACCAGGCCAACCAGCAGCTGCAGCGCGTGTACGGGACCGCGTGGACGAGCCGTGACGAGCTCAAGGCGTACGAGTTCCGGCTCGCGGAGGCCGCGCGTCGCGACCACCGCAAGCTCGGCGCCGAGCTCGACCTGTTCTCGTTCCCCGACGAGCTGGGCTCCGGCCTGCCCGTGTTCCACCCCAAGGGCGGGGTGATCAAGCGGGAGATGGAGGACTACGTCCGCCGCCGGCACATCGAGGAGGGCTTCGACTACGTCGGCACCCCGCACATCAGCAAGGAGGGGCTCTTCCACACCTCCGGGCACCTGCCGTACTACAAGGACACGATGTTCCCGCCGATGGAGCTCGAGGGGTCGAGCTACTACCTCAAGGCGATGAACTGCCCGATGCACAACCTGATCTTCCGCGGCCGCGGGCGGTCCTACCGCGAGCTGCCGCTGCGCTTCTTCGAGTTCGGCAGCGTCTACCGCTACGAGCGGTCGGGCGTCGTGCACGGGCTGACCCGGGTGCGGGGGCTGACGCAGGACGACTCGCACTCGTACGTGACCCCGGAGCAGGCGCCGGGGGAGATCAAGCACCTGCTCGACTTCGTGCTCGGGCTGCTGCGCGACTTCGGCCTCGACGACTACTACCTCGAGCTCTCCACCCGTGGTGACTCGGACAAGTTCATCGGCTCCGACGAGGAGTGGGCGGCCGCGACCGCGGTGCTCGAGGAGGTCGCGCTGGCCTCCGGCGTCGCCCTCGTCCCCGACCCGGGCGGTGCGGCCTTCTACGGCCCGAAGATCTCGGTCCAGGCCCGCGACGCGATCGGGCGCACCTGGCAGATGTCGACCATCCAGCTCGACTTCAACCAGCCCGCGCGGTTCGGTCTGGAGTACCAGGCCGCCGACGGCACCCGCCAGCAGCCGGTGATGATCCACTCGGCCAAGTTCGGGTCGATCGAGCGCTTCATCGGCGTCCTCGTCGAGCACTACGCGGGCGCGTTCCCGCCCTGGCTGTCGCCCGTCCAGGTCGTCGGCATCCCGGTGGCGGGGGAGTACGTGCCCTACCTCGTCGAGGTGGCCGACCGGCTGCGCACCGCCGGGATCCGGGTCGAGGTCGACGACAGCGACGACCGCATGCAGAAGAAGATCCGCAACGCGCAGAAGGAGAAGGTCCCCTTCATGCTCATCGCGGGGGCCGACGACGTGGCGGCCGGTGCGGTGTCGTTCCGCTACCGCGACGGCACGCAGAAGAACGGCGTGCCGGTGGAGGAGGCGATCCGCGAGATCGCCGACGCCGTCGCCGCGCGCGTCCAGGTCTGA
- a CDS encoding HIT family protein, which produces MPDEVEVVVEPSGQRPGDPDGFERLWTPHRMVYIGGQDKPATPDAADCPFCTLPKRSPERDRESLIVHRDEVAYVVLNLYPYSPGHLLVCPYRHVADYTDLTEAETHAVARLTQQCMRVVREASAPHGFNLGLNQGAVAGAGIAAHLHQHVVPRWAGDANFLPVIGQTKALPQLLDQTWQVVTDAWARLSAPETAPVAAPGEA; this is translated from the coding sequence GTGCCAGACGAGGTGGAGGTCGTGGTCGAGCCATCGGGCCAGAGGCCGGGTGACCCCGACGGGTTCGAGCGGCTCTGGACGCCGCACCGGATGGTCTACATCGGCGGGCAGGACAAGCCGGCGACGCCGGACGCCGCGGACTGCCCGTTCTGCACGCTCCCGAAGCGCTCCCCGGAGCGGGACCGCGAGTCGCTGATCGTGCACCGCGACGAGGTCGCGTACGTCGTGCTGAACCTCTACCCGTACTCGCCGGGGCACCTGCTGGTGTGCCCCTACCGTCACGTCGCCGACTACACCGACCTGACCGAGGCCGAGACGCACGCCGTCGCGCGGCTGACGCAGCAGTGCATGCGCGTCGTGCGCGAGGCGAGCGCACCGCACGGCTTCAACCTGGGCCTCAACCAGGGGGCGGTCGCCGGGGCCGGCATCGCCGCGCACCTGCACCAGCACGTCGTCCCGCGCTGGGCCGGGGACGCGAACTTCCTCCCCGTGATCGGCCAGACCAAGGCCCTCCCGCAGCTCCTCGACCAGACCTGGCAGGTCGTCACCGACGCGTGGGCGCGGCTCTCCGCCCCCGAGACGGCGCCCGTCGCCGCGCCCGGGGAGGCCTGA
- the pgsA gene encoding phosphatidylinositol phosphate synthase produces the protein MLERFRALSHLVLGPVARWLIRHGVSPDVVTVAGTAGVVLGALICFPQGWLWQGVLIVTVFVVSDMIDGLMAKTTGTASPWGAFLDSTSDRLGDAAVFGGILLFFAYRQDSTLWAAVALAGLVFGQWTSYVKARAESLGFTCGGGLAARADRLVIVLVGAFLAGLGVPYVLEAAMALLAVTSMITVFQRIEQVRRQAKGPRGAQDSHGPGAAHGQPV, from the coding sequence ATGCTGGAACGGTTCCGGGCGCTCTCGCACCTCGTGCTCGGACCGGTCGCGCGCTGGCTGATCCGGCACGGGGTCTCGCCGGACGTCGTGACCGTCGCCGGCACGGCCGGCGTCGTGCTGGGTGCGCTGATCTGCTTCCCGCAGGGCTGGCTGTGGCAGGGCGTGCTGATCGTCACCGTGTTCGTCGTCTCGGACATGATCGACGGGCTCATGGCCAAGACGACCGGGACCGCCTCGCCCTGGGGTGCGTTCCTCGACTCGACGTCGGACCGGCTCGGCGACGCGGCGGTCTTCGGCGGCATCCTGCTGTTCTTCGCCTACCGCCAGGACTCCACGCTCTGGGCCGCGGTCGCGCTCGCCGGGCTCGTGTTCGGGCAGTGGACGTCGTACGTGAAGGCGCGGGCCGAGAGCCTGGGCTTCACCTGCGGCGGCGGGCTGGCCGCCCGCGCCGACCGGCTGGTCATCGTGCTCGTCGGCGCGTTCCTCGCCGGGCTCGGGGTGCCGTACGTCCTCGAGGCCGCCATGGCGCTGCTCGCCGTCACCAGCATGATCACCGTCTTCCAGCGCATCGAGCAGGTCCGGCGCCAGGCGAAGGGACCGCGCGGCGCGCAGGACTCCCACGGGCCGGGCGCTGCGCATGGTCAGCCTGTCTAG
- a CDS encoding phosphatidylinositol mannoside acyltransferase, translated as MVSLSRAGLVRAAYRVGWRYGGALPEPVVRAAAAVAARVVVARDGVHVRRLRENLTVLTGRPADAALLRAGIASYVRTFWEVLALPRWERADVLARVELVDEAVLREAHATTGVVAALPHSGNWDLAGAWACLTGMPVTSVAEQLGSAEFAAFLAFREGLGMEILSHRAPALVDTLVEHVDRGRLVCLMADRNFSGRGVEVDFAGRRVTFPVGPAVVARRSGAALVPVVTSYGGQPLRRGSRLRLVVGPVVPTQAGDDGLVAMVQGCADFFTSVLREHPEDWHLLQPFFDLPARKAAAA; from the coding sequence ATGGTCAGCCTGTCTAGGGCCGGGCTCGTCCGGGCGGCGTACCGGGTCGGCTGGCGCTACGGCGGCGCCCTGCCGGAGCCGGTCGTCCGCGCCGCGGCCGCGGTGGCCGCGCGGGTGGTGGTCGCCCGCGACGGGGTGCACGTCCGTCGGCTGCGCGAGAACCTGACCGTCCTGACCGGCCGTCCCGCCGACGCGGCGCTGCTGCGGGCCGGCATCGCCTCGTACGTGCGGACGTTCTGGGAGGTGCTGGCCCTGCCCCGGTGGGAGCGGGCCGACGTGCTCGCCCGGGTGGAGCTGGTGGACGAGGCGGTGCTGCGCGAGGCCCACGCCACGACCGGCGTGGTCGCCGCGCTGCCGCACAGCGGCAACTGGGACCTGGCCGGTGCCTGGGCCTGCCTGACCGGCATGCCGGTGACGAGCGTGGCCGAGCAGCTGGGGTCGGCCGAGTTCGCGGCGTTCCTCGCCTTCCGGGAGGGCCTGGGCATGGAGATCCTGTCGCACCGCGCCCCGGCCCTGGTCGACACGCTGGTCGAGCACGTCGACCGCGGGCGCCTGGTCTGCCTGATGGCCGACCGGAACTTCAGCGGCCGCGGCGTCGAGGTCGACTTCGCGGGCCGGCGCGTGACCTTTCCGGTCGGACCGGCCGTGGTGGCCCGGCGCAGCGGCGCGGCGCTCGTGCCCGTCGTGACCAGCTACGGCGGGCAGCCGCTGCGACGCGGGTCCCGCCTGCGGCTGGTCGTCGGCCCGGTCGTGCCCACCCAGGCCGGCGACGACGGGCTCGTCGCGATGGTGCAGGGCTGCGCGGACTTCTTCACCTCCGTCCTCCGTGAGCACCCCGAGGACTGGCACCTCCTGCAGCCGTTCTTCGACCTGCCCGCCCGGAAGGCGGCGGCCGCGTGA